In a single window of the Jiangella alba genome:
- a CDS encoding antitoxin, which translates to MGFDEIKNKVQDLVSDNADKVSDGVDKATDFIDDKTGGKYSEHLEGVDDKARDFIDGLDGEKGEDNPPSS; encoded by the coding sequence ATGGGCTTCGACGAGATCAAGAACAAGGTCCAGGACCTGGTCTCCGACAACGCTGACAAGGTCAGCGACGGCGTCGACAAGGCCACCGACTTCATCGACGACAAGACCGGCGGCAAGTACAGCGAGCACCTCGAGGGTGTCGACGACAAGGCCCGCGACTTCATCGACGGCCTCGACGGCGAGAAGGGCGAGGACAACCCGCCCTCCTCCTGA
- a CDS encoding class I SAM-dependent methyltransferase gives MPGSDQKGLQHIAETTAIPDAPQDFGDNPLDVRATDHYTAEYVASFVEKWDELIDWKRRYESEGSFFIDQLRSRGVRKVLDVATGTGFHSVRLLEEGFETVSADGSPDMLAKAFANGLRHGGHILRVVHADWRWLNRDVHGEYDAIVCLGNSFTHLFSERDRRKALAEFYAMLKHDGVLILDQRNYDAILDDGFASKHTYYYCGEDVSAEPEHVDDGLARFRYRFSDGSEYHLNMFPLRKDYARRLMREVGFQKVETYGDFQQTYADERPDFYIHVAEKSYVPDEELTDHYSAAVQTARDYYNSADADGFYATVWGGEDIHVGTYAAADEDIAVASRRTVATMAALVDVAPQQRVLDVGSGYGGAARYLASTFGCSVTCLNLSEVENERNRRLTAAQGLDGLVDVVDGSFEDLPFEDQAFDVVWSQDAFLHSGDRARVLEEAARVLRPGGVVVFTDPMAANDAPPASLAPILRRLHLESMASPAFYTHQLGRLGLTSVEFHDRSHDLVSHYQRVLAETDRRAAELNGVVGDDYLVRMKAGLRHWIDGGSAGQLTWGIFTARREEGAQR, from the coding sequence ATGCCCGGAAGTGATCAGAAGGGACTTCAACACATTGCCGAGACCACGGCGATCCCAGATGCGCCACAGGATTTCGGCGACAATCCACTCGACGTTCGTGCCACCGACCACTACACCGCCGAATATGTCGCGAGTTTCGTCGAGAAGTGGGACGAGCTGATCGACTGGAAGCGCCGCTACGAGAGCGAGGGCAGCTTCTTCATCGACCAGCTGCGCTCCCGCGGCGTGCGCAAGGTCCTGGACGTCGCGACCGGCACCGGCTTCCACTCCGTCCGCCTGCTGGAGGAGGGGTTCGAGACGGTCAGCGCGGACGGCAGCCCCGACATGCTGGCCAAGGCGTTCGCGAACGGCCTGAGGCACGGCGGCCACATCCTGCGGGTCGTGCACGCGGACTGGCGGTGGCTGAACCGCGACGTCCACGGCGAGTACGACGCGATCGTGTGCCTGGGGAACTCCTTCACCCACCTGTTCTCGGAGCGCGACCGGCGCAAGGCGCTCGCGGAGTTCTACGCGATGCTGAAGCATGACGGCGTCCTCATCCTGGACCAGCGCAACTACGACGCGATCCTGGACGACGGCTTCGCCAGCAAGCACACCTACTACTACTGCGGCGAGGACGTCTCGGCCGAGCCCGAGCACGTCGACGACGGCCTGGCGCGGTTCCGGTACCGCTTCTCGGACGGCTCCGAGTACCACCTGAACATGTTCCCGCTGCGCAAGGACTACGCACGACGCCTGATGCGCGAGGTGGGCTTCCAGAAGGTGGAGACCTACGGCGACTTCCAGCAGACGTACGCCGACGAGCGACCGGACTTCTACATCCACGTCGCGGAGAAGAGTTACGTGCCTGACGAGGAGCTCACCGACCACTACTCCGCCGCGGTCCAGACCGCGCGCGACTACTACAACTCCGCCGACGCCGACGGCTTCTACGCCACGGTCTGGGGCGGCGAGGACATCCACGTCGGCACGTACGCGGCGGCGGACGAGGACATCGCCGTGGCCAGCAGGCGGACGGTGGCGACGATGGCGGCCCTGGTGGACGTCGCACCCCAGCAGCGGGTCCTGGACGTCGGCTCCGGCTACGGCGGCGCGGCGCGGTACCTGGCGAGCACGTTCGGCTGCTCCGTCACGTGCCTGAACCTGAGCGAGGTCGAGAACGAGCGCAACCGCCGGCTCACCGCCGCGCAGGGGCTGGACGGCCTGGTCGACGTGGTGGACGGGTCGTTCGAGGACCTGCCGTTCGAGGACCAGGCGTTCGACGTCGTCTGGTCGCAGGACGCGTTCCTGCACAGCGGCGACCGGGCGCGGGTGCTGGAGGAGGCCGCGCGGGTGCTCCGGCCCGGCGGCGTCGTGGTCTTCACCGACCCGATGGCCGCGAACGACGCGCCTCCCGCGAGCCTGGCCCCGATCCTGCGGCGCCTGCACCTGGAGTCGATGGCCTCGCCGGCCTTCTACACCCACCAGCTCGGCCGCCTCGGCCTGACGTCGGTGGAGTTCCACGACCGCTCGCACGACCTCGTCAGCCACTACCAGCGCGTGCTGGCCGAGACGGATCGGCGCGCGGCCGAGCTGAACGGTGTGGTCGGCGACGACTACCTCGTGCGCATGAAGGCCGGCCTGCGCCACTGGATCGACGGGGGCAGCGCCGGGCAGCTGACCTGGGGGATCTTCACCGCCCGACGCGAAGAAGGAGCGCAGCGATGA